A genome region from Eremothecium gossypii ATCC 10895 chromosome VII, complete sequence includes the following:
- the AVL9 gene encoding Avl9p (Syntenic homolog of Saccharomyces cerevisiae YLR114C (AVL9)), with the protein MSKQHGEVRPCIVFGVALVDFHHTRGPEVEHWHSDELQNCTWNNLPFQALPDGSHSFEETFTYFTLLYDEGRHRGLNGIDEVEEDNVDECTTLFAISCSRQIKSEELLKKGVEVTRSTVQKSLVVISRVPIFGQIKDKLSIVTNALFLQRDFSDTSIIYTLYDNLRSMFNSAASIDESNLFVGLSLRKIIHDFRREFLVILKAMLLERKIIFYGSNVEELCSLQFGFISLIPNLISNLQDCGSPLLNKYERQLTACDSFKSSDRRSVIRFLGFPLQIFASGGLFSPYTPLQQLGDLTSPKTKWYVIGTSNNLLLEQKDRLADLLVNVDMKTVETISDDKLFAQALQLSHHDRRWMDLLIQNIVNTWNEYDLSTPSTFQFEGSEDFVRWQFEEYLTGLLSSAKLDGFLTKNAGLDMNMRTIPPEYLQESPIQTFNPAWVHLWKETNNYKLFYTFTDDRLFDLFEPKHVFNGVDPLTAWQQKFVKSFKMLNRSETKLGGLEHGPSDPRASDARHTDHNSVNDDRREVDNAKQSSTSWMSWKEYFNTRLKKKPDGDIGISASDNQAEPKISLGQVNASMPSLPLKTAQRNSPQLDSSTPDIQSLPDEVMENPWR; encoded by the coding sequence ATGTCTAAACAGCATGGGGAAGTCAGGCCTTGCATAGTTTTTGGCGTAGCGTTGGTGGACTTTCACCACACTCGGGGTCCGGAGGTGGAACACTGGCACAGCGACGAACTGCAGAACTGTACATGGAACAACTTGCCATTCCAGGCGCTGCCTGACGGCTCGCATTCTTTTGAGGAGACGTTCACGTACTTCACGCTGCTGTACGACGAAGGACGGCACCGCGGACTGAACGGAATTGACGAGGTGGAAGAGGACAATGTGGATGAGTGCACGACGCTATTTGCGATATCGTGCTCGCGGCAGATTAAGtcggaggagctgctgaagaaggGGGTGGAGGTGACGCGGTCGACGGTGCAGAAGTCGCTGGTGGTGATTTCGCGGGTGCCGATTTTCGGGCAGATCAAGGACAAGCTGAGCATTGTGACGAACGCGCTATTCCTACAGCGGGACTTCAGCGACACGAGTATCATCTATACGCTGTACGATAATCTAAGGAGCATGTTCAATTCTGCGGCGAGCATTGACGAGTCGAACCTGTTTGTGGGGCTGAGCCTCCGAAAGATAATCCACGACTTCAGGCGAGAGTTTCTTGTCATTCTCAAGGCCATGCTGCTGGAGCGGAAGATCATTTTCTATGGGAGCAATGTAGAGGAGCTGTGCAGTCTGCAGTTTGGGTTTATCAGTCTGATACCCAACTTGATCTCTAACCTGCAGGATTGCGGCTCACCGTTGCTAAATAAGTACGAGCGCCAGCTGACCGCGTGTGATTCGTTCAAGTCCAGCGACCGGCGCTCTGTAATAAGATTCCTGGGGTTCCCGCTGCAGATATTTGCAAGCGGCGGGCTCTTCTCGCCGTATACGCCGCTTCAGCAGTTGGGGGACCTAACGTCGCCCAAGACAAAATGGTACGTTATTGGAACCTCGAACAACTTGCTGCTAGAGCAGAAGGACCGACTTGCAGACCTGTTGGTAAACGTTGATATGAAAACTGTGGAGACCATATCCGACGATAAACTATTTGCCCAGGCGCTACAGCTCTCTCACCATGACAGAAGGTGGATGGACTTGCTAATACAGAACATTGTCAATACATGGAATGAATACGATCTCTCTACACCATCGACCTTTCAGTTTGAAGGTAGCGAAGACTTCGTTAGGTGGCAGTTTGAGGAGTACCTAACTGGCCTTCTGTCTTCCGCCAAGTTGGACGGTTTCTTAACCAAGAACGCGGGGTTGGATATGAATATGAGAACTATACCGCCTGAGTACCTCCAGGAAAGCCCGATTCAGACTTTTAATCCGGCCTGGGTCCATCTATGGAAAGAGACGAACAATTACAAGTTATTCTATACGTTTACAGATGACAGGTTATTTGATCTCTTTGAACCGAAGCATGTTTTTAATGGCGTTGATCCGCTTACAGCATGGCAACAGAAGTTCGTGAAATCATTCAAAATGTTAAACCGCAGTGAAACAAAGCTTGGCGGCCTGGAACATGGTCCTAGCGACCCGAGAGCTTCTGATGCCCGGCACACAGACCACAACTCAGTAAATGACGATAGACGCGAAGTCGATAATGCTAAACAAAGCTCTACTTCATGGATGTCTTGGAAGGAATATTTTAATACTAGACTGAAGAAGAAACCCGATGGAGACATTGGTATATCAGCGTCGGATAATCAAGCTGAGCCAAAGATATCCCTCGGTCAAGTGAATGCATCCATGCCCAGCTTACCCTTGAAGACGGCCCAGCGTAATTCCCCGCAGCTAGACTCATCAACACCTGATATTCAGTCGTTGCCTGATGAAGTGATGGAGAATCCATGGAGATGA
- the RGP1 gene encoding Rgp1p (Syntenic homolog of Saccharomyces cerevisiae YDR137W (RGP1)): protein MAEAVFICTTVRGRWGQATRSGMRSHRVDTALVKENVRLEVVYERNPSIAGESVGLVVRLRHLGSVQAQLQLSERLQELEQARNSRQFQKNGERGSLISTLWSALSQEERFREEDTERQIEDLERQKAFNQPVDLLSFYVQLVGQFWYSSEVLDMRKMQYTNKLIAAQSQSSPPVGGGGSPTISSRNELSEPIAHFVDTDLHSDPASQSVKGHLPLVVVPQTLLFGELSLKPGEVRVFHFRSAALPQNLPPSYTLGDTFKILYQLQVGGIIHCQASIDSVMFSFPLNVCSYLNEEGCQYIHELGHDPVILPVGQVKERAHLQRRRSTQSTFTRHRSSIHSIMPSFQDRFNILENSKKHFKELLNSEREDCTDEQLVEKLLTFQFGENYTQEINDDSELSESFEEAQYREPRHLPISQHRNNSLVDDKVSQKPLLHSVMDNLRKEYLVNRNGENICTISLSKLFYGVNDEIDLTILIPQKSNYKVTGVSTALELLELVNPDYLVNQKSKKAQRYPVYEEHSICFEGCNDIPIKLLPSRSPTNIYPNQFRTNIFQLSWTLCFKFVIVEKTESDTLVEVYKDRNGALLQAKEQLQGEKFVFRVPLVVLGSSKQLGGW from the coding sequence ATGGCGGAAGCCGTGTTTATTTGTACAACAGTCCGCGGTAGATGGGGACAGGCCACGCGGTCAGGCATGCGATCGCATAGGGTAGATACGGCATTGGTGAAGGAGAACGTACGTTTGGAGGTCGTTTATGAGAGGAATCCGTCTATCGCTGGGGAGTCTGTGGGCTTAGTGGTTCGGTTACGACATTTGGGATCTGTGCAGGCGCAGTTACAGCTGAGCGAGCGTCTACAAGAACTGGAGCAAGCGCGCAATAGCAGGCAATTTCAGAAGAATGGCGAGCGCGGTTCTTTGATTAGTACTCTGTGGAGTGCATTGAGCCAGGAGGAGCGGTTCCGAGAAGAGGACACTGAGAGGCAAATTGAGGATCTAGAGCGACAGAAGGCCTTCAACCAGCCAGTGGACCTGTTGTCGTTCTATGTGCAGCTTGTGGGGCAGTTCTGGTACAGCAGTGAAGTTCTGGATATGCGCAAGATGCAGTATACAAACAAGCTTATAGCAGCACAAAGCCAGTCAAGCCCTCCTGTAGGAGGAGGCGGGAGCCCGACTATAAGTTCGCGTAACGAACTCTCAGAGCCCATTGCACACTTTGTGGATACAGATTTGCACAGCGATCCTGCGTCCCAGAGCGTTAAAGGCCATTTGCCGCTGGTGGTTGTCCCACAAACGTTGCTCTTTGGCGAGCTTAGCTTGAAACCCGGAGAGGTGAGGGTGTTTCATTTCCGGTCCGCTGCACTGCCGCAGAATCTTCCTCCGTCTTACACTCTTGGGGATACGTTCAAGATTCTGTATCAGTTGCAGGTCGGTGGTATCATACACTGCCAGGCTTCAATCGATTCAGTTATGTTTTCATTCCCGCTAAACGTATGTTCCTACTTAAATGAAGAAGGCTGTCAGTACATTCATGAATTGGGTCATGATCCAGTAATTCTACCGGTTGGTCAAGTGAAGGAACGCGCCCATCTGCAACGGCGACGGTCTACCCAGTCAACATTTACTAGACATAGAAGTTCTATTCATTCAATTATGCCAAGCTTTCAAGACCGCTTCAATATCCTAGAAAATTCGAAGAAGCATTTCAAGGAGCTTTTGAATTCCGAAAGGGAAGATTGCACTGATGAACAATTGGTGGAGAAACTGCTCACTTTTCAATTCGGCGAGAATTACACCCAGGAGATAAATGATGACAGCGAACTTTCTGAGTCTTTTGAAGAGGCGCAATACCGCGAGCCGCGGCATCTGCCCATTTCCCAGCATAGGAATAATAGCTTGGTTGATGATAAAGTTTCTCAAAAACCTTTGCTTCATTCTGTGATGGACAATCTACGGAAAGAATACCTCGTGAACAGGAACGGAGAAAATATTTGTACCATATCCTTATCAAAGTTATTTTATGGAGTGAATGAcgaaatagatttgaccATTCTTATTCCTCAAAAGTCCAATTACAAGGTAACAGGCGTGTCTACGGCCCTTGAGTTACTTGAGTTGGTTAACCCAGACTACCTTGTTAACCAAAAGAGCAAGAAAGCGCAACGTTATCCCGTATACGAAGAACATTCAATATGTTTTGAGGGCTGCAACGATATACCGATTAAACTGCTACCATCTCGGAGCCCCACAAATATCTATCCTAATCAGTTTAGGACAAATATTTTTCAACTCTCCTGGACTCTGTGTTTTAAGTTCGTGATTGTGGAGAAAACCGAGAGTGACACACTAGTTGAAGTTTACAAGGATCGAAATGGTGCCCTGTTGCAAGCAAAAGAACAACTACAAGGCGAGAAATTTGTCTTCCGCGTTCCATTAGTCGTTCTCGGAAGCAGTAAACAGCTGGGGGGCTGGTAG
- a CDS encoding AGL178Wp (Non-syntenic homolog of Saccharomyces cerevisiae YGR109W-B, YIL082W-A and YIL080W), producing the protein MHHSEIVFHSTVKPFTGDGDVHELPTFLLELDGRFEQGNIRTDPEKISLLILHLGGRAARWFVKYRREYDVKMMTYEEVVGHLRNRFGQDSNAMVILARLMEVSQKGTLAEYNDEFCSLLCKLPAEWVPPDHMLVALYWRGLAPRYSIAILQAEAMDLSDAMRITAMNSTLNKDELYGDSPRLQNPRDMGWSPVGLEEDTFEELPLWIQERYLDTVKDDLPAYEFNNCSVEHAIEFKEHSEEPRARAYKLKCRLEKVAVQLIQDLLDKGFIVPSKSTCTSQLTLVKEKDATYHIAIDYRRINNITVKDPFPLPTVESLLARVGTAGHFTILNLHNGQFQIPLREEDRYKTAFITTMGTFEFTVMPEGLLNGPNTFAKYMADVVGDLPFVFVYMGDILIFSDTEEEHWTHIDAVLSRLSDRKLVSRRSDSHFNQEEFEYLGYVISRNSIEPARDRIESINHYPKPKCVKDAQRFLSMINYYRRFIPNFAMLVKPILQYACRKTIWWEDQEKAFDKVKRLLRTGPVLVPYKEGASYRLTTEASKYGVAAVLEEVAGNDTIGVVGYFSKLLKGAQRHYPEGELELLAIVEALRHFRYILQKIPFTLRADHINLALLQDQSGPVRRISAWFEELSEYDFTLEYYLDQSAS; encoded by the coding sequence ATGCATCACAGCGAGATTGTGTTCCATAGCACAGTCAAACCATTTACTGGCGACGGCGATGTGCACGAACTACCCACATTTCTTCTCGAACTAGACGGTCGGTTCGAGCAAGGCAATATCCGTACGGACCCCGAGAAGATCAGTTTGTTGATCTTGCACCTTGGGGGCCGGGCGGCTCGGTGGTTTGTGAAATACCGGCGTGAGTACGACGTAAAGATGATGACGTACGAGGAAGTGGTCGGCCACTTGCGCAATCGGTTTGGGCAGGACAGTAATGCGATGGTGATTCTCGCACGGTTGATGGAGGTAAGTCAAAAAGGAACATTAGCAGAGTACAATGACGAGTTCTGCAGCTTGTTGTGCAAGTTGCCCGCTGAGTGGGTGCCACCGGATCACATGCTTGTAGCCCTTTACTGGAGGGGTCTTGCACCACGGTACTCGATTGCGATTCTTCAGGCGGAGGCGATGGACTTGTCCGACGCGATGCGCATAACCGCGATGAACTCCACCTTGAATAAAGACGAACTATATGGGGACAGTCCTCGCTTACAGAATCCACGGGATATGGGCTGGAGCCCTGTGGGCCTTGAGGAGGACACCTTTGAGGAGCTTCCGCTGTGGATCCAAGAGAGATATCTTGACACTGTCAAGGATGACTTACCGGCATACGAGTTCAATAACTGTTCCGTTGAACATGCGATTGAGTTCAAAGAGCATTCCGAGGAGCCCAGGGCACGCGCCTACAAGTTGAAGTGCAGACTAGAGAAGGTAGCCGTGCAACTAATACAAGATCTTCTAGATAAAGGATTTATTGTACCGTCAAAGTCTACTTGCACGTCCCAATTGACATTAGTAAAAGAAAAAGATGCAACTTACCACATCGCGATTGACTACCGTCGCATCAACAATATTACCGTGAAGGATCCGTTCCCTCTACCCACCGTCGAATCTCTATTAGCCCGAGTGGGAACCGCCGGCCACTTCACGATTCTCAATTTACATAATGGCCAATTTCAGATCCCATTAAGGGAAGAAGACCGGTACAAAACAGCATTTATTACCACAATGGGCACCTTCGAATTCACTGTCATGCCTGAAGGGCTATTAAACGGGCCAAACACGTTTGCCAAGTATATGGCAGATGTCGTCGGTGACTTGCCCTTTGTGTTCGTATACATGGGCGATATTTTAATATTTTCTGACACCGAAGAAGAGCACTGGACGCACATTGACGCAGTCCTCAGCAGGCTTTCCGACAGGAAGCTCGTATCCCGCAGGTCAGACAGCCACTTCAACCAGGAGGAATTCGAATATCTAGGGTATGTCATTAGCAGGAACTCCATAGAGCCTGCCCGCGACAGGATAGAATCCATTAACCACTATCCTAAACCCAAGTGTGTCAAGGATGCCCAGCGCTTCCTCAGCATGATCAACTATTATCGCAGATTCATACCGAATTTCGCAATGCTAGTAAAGCCCATCTTGCAATATGCATGCCGCAAGACCATCTGGTGGGAAGACCAAGAGAAGGCATTCGACAAGGTGAAGCGCCTACTACGCACAGGCCCCGTCTTGGTGCCGTACAAAGAGGGCGCCTCTTACAGATTAACTACAGAGGCCTCCAAGTACGGTGTCGCAGCAGTGCTCGAAGAGGTGGCCGGAAACGATACCATCGGCGTTGTGGGCTACTTCTCCAAGCTTCTCAAGGGCGCCCAGCGTCACTACCCCGAAGGCGAATTGGAGCTTTTGGCTATTGTAGAAGCCCTCAGACACTTCAGGTATATCCTCCAAAAAATCCCGTTCACATTGCGGGCAGATCACATCAACTTGGCCCTATTGCAGGACCAGTCCGGACCAGTGCGCCGCATTTCCGCATGGTTCGAGGAGCTCAGCGAGTATGACTTCACGCTTGAGTACTACCTAGACCAGTCCGCAAGCTGA
- the CPR1 gene encoding peptidylprolyl isomerase CPR1 (Syntenic homolog of Saccharomyces cerevisiae YDR155C (CPR1)), whose product MSKVFFDVEADGQPLGRIVFQLYNDVTPKTAENFRALCTGEKGFGYAGCPFHRVIPDFMLQGGDFTHGTGVGGKSIYGGKFPDENFVKKHEKPGLLSMANAGPNTNGSQFFITTVPCPWLNGKHVVFGEVSEGMDVVKKVESMGSSSGATRARIVISKSGEL is encoded by the coding sequence ATGTCTAAGGTGTTTTTCGATGTGGAGGCCGATGGCCAGCCATTGGGCAGAATTGTGTTCCAGTTGTACAACGACGTGACTCCAAAGACTGCGGAGAACTTCAGAGCGCTATGCACTGGCGAGAAGGGTTTCGGGTACGCTGGCTGCCCATTCCACAGAGTCATCCCTGACTTCATGTTGCAGGGCGGTGACTTCACTCACGGGACCGGCGTGGGCGGCAAGTCGATCTACGGCGGCAAGTTCCCAGACGAGAACTTCGTCAAGAAGCACGAGAAGCCAGGTTTGTTGTCGATGGCCAACGCGGGCCCCAACACCAACGGCTCCCAGTTCTTCATCACGACTGTGCCATGTCCATGGTTGAACGGTAAGCACGTTGTGTTCGGCGAGGTGAGCGAGGGTATGGACGTTGTCAAGAAGGTGGAGTCCATGGGGTCCTCTTCTGGCGCGACCCGTGCTAGAATCGTGATCTCCAAGTCGGGTGAATTGTAA
- the RPA14 gene encoding DNA-directed RNA polymerase I subunit RPA14 (Syntenic homolog of Saccharomyces cerevisiae YDR156W (RPA14)) gives MIRGGRRPIVSSLNQPVVLHVAGPPQHLDKDSALRFLSVFIEEKETAAVLGAAGGAVVTSGGVGSEGGVDTALSSALAQLKRMERDLKGLPPTILSGADEEEREEEPEAVVGETVSRSATGGTKRRFADEEAEKAEEAATAASDDEEAPKKARK, from the coding sequence ATGATCAGAGGCGGCAGAAGACCGATTGTGAGCTCGCTCAACCAGCCGGTGGTGCTGCATGTGGCGGGGCCGCCACAACACCTGGACAAGGACTCAGCGTTGCGGTTTTTGTCGGTGTTCATCGAGGAAAAGGAGACTGCGGCGGTGCTGGGGGCGGCAGGCGGAGCGGTGGTAACGTCGGGCGGCGTAGGCAGCGAGGGCGGGGTCGACACCGCGCTGTCGAGCGCGTTGGCGCAGCTGAAGCGCATGGAGCGGGACCTGAAGGGCCTGCCGCCGACGATCCTGAGCGGtgcggacgaggaggagcgcgaggaggagcCGGAGGCGGTTGTGGGGGAGACCGTGAGCCGCAGCGCGACGGGCGGGACGAAGCGGCGCTTTGCGGATGAGGAGGCGGAGAAGGCGGAAGAGGCGGCGACGGCCGCCtcggacgacgaggaggcgcCCAAGAAGGCGCGGAAGTAG
- the HOM2 gene encoding aspartate-semialdehyde dehydrogenase (Syntenic homolog of Saccharomyces cerevisiae YDR158W (HOM2)) yields MQDESEAGGRALARRRGSCGGQKKSPSTISASSSRPEDKMAGKKIAGVLGATGSVGQRFILLLADHPDFELKVLGASPRSAGKRYADAVNWKQTELMPAFAEDIVVSECKAEAFCGCDVVFSGLDADYAGPIEREFADAGLAVVSNAKNHRREDDVPLVVPIANSEHLEMVQQKLESAAAEGRARPGFIVCISNCSTAGLVAPLKPLVDAFGPIDALSVTTMQAISGAGFSPGVPGIDILDNVIPYIGGEEDKIEWEAKKILAPLNASKTSVELLSDEELRVSAQCNRVAVSDGHTECVSLRFRNRPAPSVEAVKKCLREYVCEATHLGCHSAPKQAIHVLEQQDRPQPRLDRLRDAGYGVSVGRVREDPVLDLKMVVLSHNTIIGAAGAGILIAELLLAQQMI; encoded by the coding sequence ATGCAAGACGAATCTGAGGCCGGCGGAcgcgcgctggcgcggcgccgcggtAGCTGCGGAGGGCAGAAAAAATCGCCGTCGACAATCTCTGCGTCATCATCCCGGCCAGAGGACAAGATGGCTGGCAAGAAGATTGCGGGTGTGCTAGGCGCGACGGGCTCCGTGGGGCAGCGGTTTATCCTGCTGTTGGCGGACCACCCTGACTTTGAGCTGAAGGTGCTTGGGGCATCGCCGCGATCCGCTGGCAAGCGGTATGCGGACGCGGTGAATTGGAAGCAGACCGAGCTGATGCCGGCGTTTGCCGAGGACATCGTGGTGAGCGAGTGCAAGGCTGAGGCATTTTGCGGCTGCGACGTTGTGTTCTCTGGGCTCGATGCGGACTACGCAGGCCCCATCGAGCGGGAATTTGCGGACGCCGGACTGGCTGTTGTCTCGAACGCCAAGAATCACCGCCGGGAGGATGACGTGCCGCTTGTGGTCCCAATCGCCAACTCTGAGCACCTGGAGATGGTGCAGCAGAAGCTGGAatctgctgcagcggaAGGCCGGGCCCGGCCGGGTTTCATTGTGTGTATTTCCAACTGTTCCACCGCAGGCTTGGTTGCTCCTCTGAAGCCGCTCGTGGACGCGTTTGGCCCCATCGATGCGCTCTCTGTGACCACGATGCAGGCCATTTCTGGCGCCGGCTTCTCGCCAGGCGTGCCCGGGATTGACATCCTGGACAACGTTATCCCGTACATTGGCGGAGAGGAGGACAAGATAGAGTGGGAGGCGAAGAAGATACTGGCACCTCTGAACGCGAGCAAGACTTCTGTGGAACTACTCTCCGATGAGGAGCTTCGCGTATCTGCGCAGTGCAACCGTGTTGCGGTCTCGGACGGCCACACCGAATGCGTCTCGCTGCGTTTCCGCAACCGCCCTGCGCCCTCTGTCGAGGCGGTGAAGAAGTGTCTGCGCGAGTACGTCTGCGAGGCCACCCACTTGGGTTGCCACTCGGCGCCAAAGCAGGCTATCCACGTTTTGGAGCAGCAAGACAGGCCACAGCCCCGGCTAGACAGACTCAGAGATGCCGGCTACGGTGTTTCCGTCGGCAGGGTCCGCGAGGACCCTGTGCTCGACCTCAAGATGGTCGTGCTCTCGCACAACACTATTAtcggcgctgccggcgcaGGTATTTTAATTGCAGAGCTCCTGCTGGCTCAGCAGATGATTTAG
- the RKM5 gene encoding S-adenosylmethionine-dependent methyltransferase (Syntenic homolog of Saccharomyces cerevisiae YLR137W (RKM5)) encodes MLQLCPLDEDTLYTHVYERYVELDRHAETLAQDLGIHASDAETLVVDIAPAQPTKSSDTYSLTVSQSLASLRSSTVNNNSTTGYVLWSGTPFFLCWLLYAPSAAPLRDGGRVPVTDSAAQFLQLPPLFSAPARPVCVVELGSGAAGVAAIVLANYVDRYLVSDQKAILKPLRANLLANISEVSRRTVCSKQTPELSSNRRTPARCELELIALDWERIATVPAALRPTDAAHVHVLALDVVYNDFLIPPLLTAIKRLLRWYADEHAVKATAYVLVHLRAQDILQTFLEHAIIDLRLRCYYMDEERLRSSRFALYYVTL; translated from the coding sequence ATGCTGCAATTATGTCCTCTGGACGAAGACACCCTCTACACACACGTTTACGAACGATACGTGGAGCTTGACCGGCATGCGGAGACGCTGGCCCAGGACCTCGGCATCCACGCCTCAGATGCGGAGACGCTGGTCGTCGATATCGCTCCCGCCCAACCGACGAAGAGTTCGGACACCTACAGTCTCACAGTCTCGCAGTCGCTCGCCTCGCTCCGGTCCTCTACGGTCAACAACAACTCCACTACAGGCTACGTGCTGTGGTCGGGCACGCCCTTCTTCCTTTGCTGGCTGCTCTACGCCCCTTCAGCCGCACCGCTGCGCGATGGAGGGCGGGTCCCTGTCACAGACAGCGCTGCGCAGTTCCTACAATTACCGCCACTCTTCTCCGCGCCAGCGCGTCCCGTCTGCGTCGTTGAGCTTGGCTCTGGTGCCGCCGGCGTCGCTGCGATCGTCCTTGCGAACTACGTAGACCGCTATCTCGTCTCAGATCAGAAGGCTATCCTCaagccgctgcgcgccaACCTGCTCGCTAACATCTCCGAGGTTAGCCGCCGCACCGTGTGCTCTAAGCAAACCCCGGAGCTCTCCTCGAACCGCCGTACTCCTGCGCGCTGTGAGCTCGAGCTCATCGCGCTCGACTGGGAGCGCATTGCCACAGTGCCGGCCGCCCTCCGCCCCACAGACGCCGCCCACGTTCACGTGCTTGCGCTGGATGTGGTGTACAACGACTTTCTGATCCCACCTCTGCTCACCGCCATCAAGCGCTTGCTTCGCTGGTACGCTGATGAGCACGCTGTCAAGGCTACTGCATATGTTCTAGTGCATTTGCGTGCCCAGGACATCTTGCAGACATTCCTAGAGCACGCAATTATAGATCTACGCTTGCGTTGCTACTACATGGACGAGGAGCGCTTGCGCTCCTCTCGTTTTGCCCTGTACTACGTAACTCTTTGA